The following DNA comes from Mesorhizobium sp. B2-1-8.
GCGTGCTGCTCGAAAAGCATCGCATCGATGTCGTGGTGTCGAAGAACAGCGGCGGCGCAGCGACATACGGGAAGATTGCCGCGGCGCGGATGCTTGGCATCGAGGTGATCATGGTGCGCAGGCCCGATCTGCCGGACGTGCCTTCTGCTGAAACCGTCGAAGCGCTGGCCGCGATGGTGCGTCATTTTGTCGAGCCCGATGCCGAGCGAGGCGTGTAGACCAGCGCCGGCTTGTCGCCGCGCTTGATGATCCGGGTCTCCGGCGAACCGATGATGATACAGGTCGCCATGTCCGCCTTTTCTGCGTCGACATCGGCCAGCAGATAGACCTCGATGCGTTCGTCCGGGCGGCCGGCGGCGCGGCCGAAGATCACCGGCGTCGTGCCGGGCAGGATGGCGGTCAGGCATTCGAAGGCGCGGCCAAGCTGCCAGGGACGCGCCTTGCTGATTGGGTTGTAGAGCGCGATGACGAAGCCGGCGCCGGCCGCCGCCAGCAGGCGCAGTTCGATTAGATCCCATGGCTTCAGATTGTCGGAAAGCGAAATGGCACAAAAATCGTGGCCGAGCGGCGCGCCGATGCGGGCAGCGACCGCCAGCATGGCGGTGACGCCAGGCACGACGGCGACATCGACCGCACGCCATTCGGCCGGACCGGCCTCGATCGCCTCGCAGAC
Coding sequences within:
- a CDS encoding precorrin-3B C(17)-methyltransferase, yielding MSGRLTVIGLGPGNADQVTPQASHAIAEAKFFYGYKPYLDRLELRPDQTRVASDNREELARSKDALTKAAEGHDVAVVSGGDPGVFAMAAAVCEAIEAGPAEWRAVDVAVVPGVTAMLAVAARIGAPLGHDFCAISLSDNLKPWDLIELRLLAAAGAGFVIALYNPISKARPWQLGRAFECLTAILPGTTPVIFGRAAGRPDERIEVYLLADVDAEKADMATCIIIGSPETRIIKRGDKPALVYTPRSASGSTK